One Pyrococcus furiosus DSM 3638 genomic region harbors:
- a CDS encoding ABC transporter permease, whose product MGLGKYLLIRAINALIVLSIVVLVVSALFVKVAEKELESRIQEIVNAEYQSLVQQNRAPSDPEAWKMERIKYYRHLYKLDQPYHIRVLYYAKRTITLDFGNTRIPIFGTERNVKAIISLALPRTILLFTTAQIIVIILGLLLGVKAAQKVGSLFDRALSVLALVTTSIPMWWFGMIMLLIFAFKLGWFPSNSMPNPNLTGLDHVLDVARRLVLPITTIVFVLFGGWAWVTRNIMISTLQEDFIMVARAKGVPERKVIYGHGLRAAAPPIVTMTIFSLLGSLGGAIITESVFNWPGMGRVYWIAIETQEINLVMGLTFISVVLYLAGVIIADISYGFLDPRVRVGASAKM is encoded by the coding sequence ATGGGGTTAGGTAAATATCTGCTCATAAGAGCTATAAACGCATTAATTGTGCTCTCTATAGTCGTTCTAGTAGTCTCAGCACTTTTCGTTAAAGTTGCAGAAAAAGAGCTGGAGAGTAGAATTCAGGAAATAGTGAATGCGGAATATCAATCTCTCGTGCAACAAAATAGAGCTCCTTCAGATCCGGAAGCTTGGAAAATGGAAAGAATAAAGTATTACAGACACCTATATAAGTTAGACCAGCCCTATCATATAAGAGTCTTGTACTATGCTAAAAGAACGATAACTCTCGACTTTGGTAACACTAGAATTCCAATCTTTGGAACCGAGAGAAATGTGAAGGCAATAATTTCTTTAGCACTCCCAAGAACGATACTGCTGTTTACAACGGCCCAGATTATAGTTATAATCTTGGGACTATTGCTTGGTGTCAAAGCTGCTCAAAAAGTCGGAAGTCTGTTTGACAGGGCACTTTCAGTTCTTGCCCTAGTGACTACGAGTATTCCAATGTGGTGGTTTGGAATGATAATGCTTCTAATCTTTGCATTTAAGCTTGGATGGTTCCCATCTAATTCAATGCCAAACCCCAATTTAACAGGATTAGACCATGTTCTGGACGTTGCTCGTAGGTTGGTTCTTCCAATAACCACAATAGTATTCGTGCTCTTTGGAGGCTGGGCTTGGGTTACTAGAAATATTATGATAAGTACTCTTCAAGAGGACTTCATCATGGTGGCCAGAGCAAAAGGTGTTCCAGAAAGGAAGGTGATCTATGGACATGGTTTGAGAGCCGCGGCACCTCCAATAGTTACAATGACAATATTCTCGCTCTTAGGTTCCCTGGGTGGTGCCATAATTACGGAGAGTGTATTTAACTGGCCTGGAATGGGAAGAGTTTATTGGATTGCTATCGAAACTCAGGAGATAAATCTAGTAATGGGACTAACCTTCATCAGCGTGGTATTGTACCTTGCTGGAGTAATAATAGCTGACATCTCATATGGATTCCTAGATCCAAGAGTAAGAGTAGGTGCTTCAGCAAAGATGTGA
- a CDS encoding ABC transporter permease: MRWVDLKESLSDFWFEFRREKTGIAGLALLIFWIVVAVSAPYVTEPNIPDKWKTIWIENPKVVPPTWSSIFSGVSEAPHEVIYPEELQKYVQSTTRGLIIDIPYNMKYDVPPQDIVLMNISGKADGRLRPSLTLKIVRPDGKEITLLSGVKIKGTTTIQVARDSGVRKTVINWVKGETGIQLDPSKELQLVTSIDTMRVLFAQISPDMLEYPKALQGEYHIVFEIKTPGNTSVDLSNAKLILPGRTYGYLGTDDKGRDLFAGIVWGSRVSLTIGVATAVLTVLVGIFYGVAAAYFGGWTDEIMMRFQEFMASIPTLPILILLGTYFGGHIQLWQIVLLLTVFGWVGVARVARSMAYQIKEQTYVEAAIALGAGSGRIIFKHMMPQLLPYAFAQMALSVPGAVLAEASLSFLGLGDPTQVTWGQILHDAQNANAAVNGYWWWVIPPGLAIALVAFTFVLLGTALDRILNPRLRRL, encoded by the coding sequence ATGAGATGGGTAGACCTCAAAGAATCCCTCTCAGACTTTTGGTTTGAATTCAGAAGAGAGAAAACTGGAATTGCTGGACTAGCTCTACTTATCTTTTGGATAGTGGTTGCTGTCTCTGCTCCATACGTCACGGAACCTAACATACCAGATAAGTGGAAGACCATATGGATCGAAAATCCCAAAGTTGTACCACCTACTTGGTCTTCAATATTTAGTGGTGTTAGTGAAGCCCCTCACGAAGTAATTTATCCTGAAGAACTTCAGAAATACGTGCAATCTACGACTAGAGGGCTAATTATTGATATACCATACAACATGAAGTATGATGTGCCACCCCAGGATATAGTGCTAATGAATATTTCGGGAAAGGCCGATGGAAGATTGAGACCTTCCTTAACATTAAAAATAGTTAGACCAGATGGCAAAGAGATAACTTTGCTGTCTGGAGTAAAGATAAAAGGGACAACAACTATTCAGGTTGCGAGAGATAGCGGCGTGAGAAAGACTGTTATCAACTGGGTCAAAGGTGAAACTGGCATACAGCTTGATCCCTCAAAAGAACTTCAATTGGTGACTTCAATAGACACAATGAGAGTGCTTTTTGCTCAAATTTCACCTGACATGTTAGAATATCCAAAGGCCCTCCAGGGAGAATACCACATAGTCTTCGAAATTAAGACTCCCGGGAATACCTCTGTGGATCTCTCAAATGCAAAATTAATTCTACCGGGAAGAACATACGGATATCTTGGAACAGATGATAAAGGTAGAGACCTTTTCGCAGGAATAGTATGGGGTTCTAGAGTGTCTCTAACCATTGGTGTTGCAACAGCAGTGCTTACAGTTCTGGTTGGTATATTCTACGGTGTAGCTGCAGCATACTTTGGAGGATGGACCGATGAAATCATGATGAGATTCCAGGAGTTCATGGCGTCAATACCAACACTACCAATCCTAATCCTCCTGGGTACTTACTTTGGAGGACACATTCAGCTCTGGCAAATTGTATTACTGCTGACGGTTTTTGGATGGGTTGGAGTTGCGAGAGTTGCGAGAAGTATGGCCTACCAGATTAAGGAGCAAACCTATGTTGAGGCTGCAATAGCTTTAGGTGCTGGAAGTGGAAGAATAATCTTCAAGCACATGATGCCACAGCTCTTGCCATACGCATTTGCTCAGATGGCACTTAGCGTTCCAGGTGCAGTTCTAGCTGAAGCTTCACTTAGCTTCCTAGGTCTTGGTGATCCAACCCAGGTGACATGGGGACAGATACTTCACGATGCCCAGAACGCGAATGCAGCGGTCAACGGTTACTGGTGGTGGGTCATTCCACCAGGACTTGCAATAGCACTAGTTGCATTCACATTCGTACTGTTAGGTACTGCATTGGATAGGATATTGAACCCAAGACTCAGGAGATTGTGA
- a CDS encoding ABC transporter ATP-binding protein codes for MAKKILEVKNLKMYYFTSRGPVKAVDDVTFDLEKGEVLGLAGESGCGKSSIGFTLMGMPQPPGRIVGGSIKIDGREIVGLPEDVLRKEIRWQKISMIFQGAMNALNPVYTVGYQMIEPLIYHKGMEREEALDRAMKYLEMVGLDPEVVYRYPHELSGGMKQRVVIAMALLLEPDIVIADEPTTALDVVVQAQIINLMKRLKKKLGLSMIFITHDLSILAEISDRVAIMYAGKIVEIGPSEKIYYEPAHPYTQKLLAAIPRLHEDVEKLEFIPGSPPNLINPPSGCRFHPRCPYVMDRCKQEEPKLIEVDKDHYAACWLL; via the coding sequence ATGGCTAAGAAGATACTTGAGGTTAAGAATCTTAAGATGTATTACTTCACTTCGAGAGGTCCAGTTAAGGCAGTTGACGATGTCACCTTTGACTTAGAAAAGGGAGAAGTCCTTGGCCTAGCTGGAGAGAGCGGATGTGGAAAGTCATCTATTGGATTTACACTAATGGGAATGCCTCAACCCCCAGGAAGAATAGTGGGGGGAAGCATAAAGATTGATGGCAGGGAAATAGTTGGTTTGCCAGAAGATGTCTTGAGAAAGGAAATAAGGTGGCAGAAGATTTCAATGATATTCCAGGGTGCAATGAACGCCCTTAACCCAGTATATACCGTTGGTTACCAAATGATTGAACCTCTAATATACCACAAGGGAATGGAGAGGGAGGAAGCTCTTGACAGGGCAATGAAGTACCTTGAAATGGTTGGTCTCGACCCAGAGGTAGTTTACAGGTATCCACACGAACTTTCAGGTGGAATGAAGCAGAGAGTAGTCATAGCAATGGCCCTCCTCCTAGAACCAGATATAGTAATTGCCGACGAGCCTACAACAGCCTTAGACGTAGTAGTCCAAGCTCAGATCATAAACCTGATGAAGAGGCTAAAGAAGAAGCTGGGACTTTCAATGATATTCATTACCCACGATTTGAGCATTCTTGCAGAGATTAGCGATAGGGTGGCGATAATGTACGCTGGAAAGATAGTGGAGATTGGGCCGAGCGAGAAGATCTACTATGAGCCAGCACACCCATACACTCAAAAACTCCTGGCCGCAATTCCAAGGTTACATGAGGACGTGGAAAAGCTTGAATTTATCCCAGGGAGCCCACCAAACTTGATTAACCCACCCAGCGGCTGTAGGTTCCACCCGAGATGTCCATACGTCATGGATAGGTGTAAGCAGGAAGAGCCTAAGCTAATTGAGGTGGACAAAGACCACTATGCAGCATGCTGGTTGTTGTGA
- a CDS encoding ABC transporter ATP-binding protein, with the protein MAEPILKVENLKKYFPVRRGLLGALRGEPQRFVRAVDGVSFEVYKQQVFALVGESGCGKTTTGKLVMKLLEPTDGKIYLEGQDVTELRTKEEIKAYRRRVQMIFQDPFSSMNPRFRIYDILEEPLLIHGIGETRAEREELIYKALEMVKITPPEDYVNRFPHMLSGGQRQRVAIARALILNPTFIVADEPVSMLDVSIRAEILELMKELKEKMGVTYLYITHDLSTARYFADWIAVMYLGRIVEMGPAKEVIDNPLHPYTRALLAAVPEPIPERKDVIKEIPIKGEVPSAVNVPPGCRFHPRCVYFKEGLCDKKEPQLVEYSHNHWVECHLAGKI; encoded by the coding sequence ATGGCCGAGCCAATCCTAAAGGTTGAAAACCTCAAGAAGTACTTCCCCGTAAGAAGAGGGCTCCTAGGAGCACTTAGAGGGGAGCCTCAAAGGTTCGTAAGAGCTGTTGATGGAGTGAGCTTTGAAGTTTACAAGCAGCAGGTTTTCGCTTTAGTTGGAGAGAGTGGGTGTGGAAAAACAACAACAGGAAAGTTGGTGATGAAGCTTCTAGAGCCAACTGATGGTAAGATTTATCTTGAGGGGCAGGATGTTACCGAACTTAGGACAAAGGAGGAGATCAAGGCTTACAGAAGAAGAGTTCAGATGATATTCCAGGATCCATTCAGCTCTATGAATCCTAGGTTTAGGATATATGACATCCTTGAGGAGCCCCTCTTGATCCATGGAATTGGTGAGACTAGGGCCGAGAGGGAAGAGCTAATTTACAAGGCTCTAGAGATGGTTAAGATAACTCCACCTGAAGACTATGTAAATAGATTCCCACACATGCTCTCTGGTGGCCAAAGGCAGAGAGTTGCAATTGCTAGAGCATTGATCCTAAATCCAACATTTATAGTTGCAGATGAGCCAGTCTCAATGCTTGACGTTTCGATCAGAGCGGAGATCCTAGAATTAATGAAAGAACTTAAGGAGAAGATGGGTGTTACATACCTTTACATTACCCACGACCTCTCTACAGCAAGATACTTTGCTGACTGGATTGCAGTGATGTACCTGGGAAGAATAGTTGAGATGGGACCGGCTAAGGAAGTAATTGACAATCCACTTCATCCATACACAAGAGCATTACTGGCGGCTGTTCCAGAACCAATTCCAGAGAGAAAAGATGTAATTAAAGAAATCCCAATTAAAGGTGAGGTACCAAGCGCTGTAAATGTTCCACCAGGCTGTAGGTTCCACCCGAGATGTGTGTACTTCAAGGAAGGACTGTGTGACAAGAAGGAGCCTCAGTTAGTTGAGTATTCCCACAACCACTGGGTTGAGTGCCACTTGGCAGGAAAAATCTGA
- the pgiA gene encoding glucose-6-phosphate isomerase — MYKEPFGVKVDFETGIIEGAKKSVRRLSDMEGYFVDERAWKELVEKEDPVVYEVYAVEQEEKEGDLNFATTVLYPGKVGKEFFFTKGHFHAKLDRAEVYVALKGKGGMLLQTPEGDAKWISMEPGTVVYVPPYWAHRTVNIGDEPFIFLAIYPADAGHDYGTIAEKGFSKIVIEENGEVKVVDNPRWKK, encoded by the coding sequence ATGTATAAGGAACCTTTTGGAGTGAAGGTAGACTTTGAGACTGGAATAATTGAGGGGGCAAAGAAATCTGTAAGAAGGCTAAGCGACATGGAGGGGTACTTTGTTGATGAAAGGGCATGGAAAGAGCTTGTGGAGAAGGAGGATCCTGTAGTTTATGAGGTTTATGCAGTGGAGCAGGAAGAGAAAGAGGGAGACTTAAACTTTGCAACTACAGTTTTATACCCAGGAAAAGTAGGGAAGGAATTCTTCTTTACCAAGGGTCATTTCCACGCAAAGCTGGACAGGGCTGAGGTTTATGTGGCCTTAAAAGGCAAGGGGGGAATGCTTCTTCAAACTCCCGAGGGAGATGCTAAGTGGATATCAATGGAACCTGGAACAGTAGTTTATGTTCCCCCCTATTGGGCTCATAGGACGGTAAATATTGGTGATGAACCATTCATATTCTTGGCAATTTATCCAGCTGATGCCGGACATGACTATGGAACGATAGCTGAGAAGGGGTTCAGCAAGATTGTCATCGAGGAGAATGGAGAAGTTAAGGTTGTTGATAATCCCAGGTGGAAAAAGTAG
- the purS gene encoding phosphoribosylformylglycinamidine synthase subunit PurS has product MRWRVRVLVRLKEGLNDPEGRVIGNALRNLGYRVEELRVPKCFEFILESDNPEKDVEEMCRRLLANPLIHTWEYTIEEW; this is encoded by the coding sequence ATGAGATGGAGGGTTAGGGTTCTTGTTAGATTGAAGGAAGGACTCAACGATCCAGAGGGAAGAGTCATCGGAAATGCCCTCAGGAATCTCGGCTACAGGGTTGAGGAGTTAAGAGTACCGAAGTGCTTCGAGTTCATTCTTGAGAGTGACAATCCAGAAAAAGACGTTGAGGAGATGTGTAGGAGGTTGTTAGCCAACCCTTTAATTCACACTTGGGAATACACCATTGAAGAATGGTGA
- the purQ gene encoding phosphoribosylformylglycinamidine synthase I, whose translation MVKFAVVVFPGTNCDFETVEAIKRAGGKAERVWYKDSIKDYDGVVIPGGFSYADYLRAGAIAARQRIMEEIRELAEEGRPILGICNGFQILTEAGLLPGALRPNKIPRFLCKWVHLKVVDVRTPFTYLYEEGEVVRMPIAHAEGNYYIDDPSKVRIVFQYSDEKGSITEEANPNGSVLNIAGVANMEGNILGMMPHPERASHYFLGSEDGLKVFKGMVEWVRS comes from the coding sequence ATGGTAAAATTTGCCGTAGTGGTGTTTCCTGGGACTAATTGCGATTTTGAAACTGTCGAGGCAATAAAAAGAGCTGGTGGGAAAGCTGAGAGAGTTTGGTATAAAGATAGCATAAAAGATTATGATGGAGTTGTTATTCCGGGAGGATTTAGTTACGCTGATTATTTGAGAGCTGGAGCAATAGCTGCTAGGCAAAGGATAATGGAGGAAATAAGAGAGCTCGCCGAAGAAGGGAGACCTATACTCGGAATATGCAATGGTTTTCAGATTCTAACTGAGGCAGGCCTTCTTCCTGGGGCTCTTAGACCAAATAAAATACCAAGGTTTTTATGCAAGTGGGTCCACTTGAAAGTTGTTGATGTTAGGACTCCTTTTACGTACCTTTACGAGGAAGGAGAAGTAGTGAGGATGCCAATAGCACATGCAGAGGGCAATTACTACATCGATGATCCCTCAAAAGTTAGGATAGTGTTTCAGTACAGTGATGAGAAGGGAAGTATTACAGAGGAAGCTAATCCCAACGGTTCTGTGTTGAATATAGCCGGAGTTGCAAATATGGAGGGAAATATTCTTGGAATGATGCCACATCCAGAAAGAGCTAGTCACTACTTCCTGGGAAGTGAAGATGGGTTAAAAGTGTTTAAGGGCATGGTTGAGTGGGTTAGGAGTTGA
- the purL gene encoding phosphoribosylformylglycinamidine synthase subunit PurL, producing the protein MFPHEEKLIREKLGREPNDLEKAMLEVMWSEHVSYKSSRKWLKLLPTKNEHVILGPGEDAGIIKFDDKTWIVIGIESHNHPSAVEPYGGAATGVGGIVRDILCMGARPIALLDPIRFGPLEKEKNRYLFEYVVKGIADYGNRIGVPTVGGETEFDESLDNYTLVNVACIGIMRPEHLVHSYVTEPGLKLVIVGNRTGRDGIHGVTFASEELGENAEEEDRSAVQIPDPFTEKLLIEATLEAVYTGKVKALKDLGGGGLTCAASEMVGKRGFGAIIYADKVPLREPGMTPLEVMISESQERMLFAIKPEDVEELGKIFEKYELEWSVVGEVIEEPKFIVYWKGRKVAELPIELLTNVPTIEWPMKEYRIEEDVETPQISLEEAFEKVWRSPNVISKRWVWEQYDHEVQGRTVIKPGFDSAVLKINEEYGLAITADGNPTHCYLNPYHGAMGVVVEVVRNLVSVGAKPLALVDNLNFASPERPEVYWSFVETIKGLADAAKAFGLAYVSGNVSFYNEVVNKPVKPTPVVAGVGKVKLEKIPRGPREGDLIGLIGETRKELGGSELYRVLGVSKGIAPRVDLEVEKRNAESVLKLIEEGLVSFVHDVSRGGVAVALAELSTWFNVGIKSEITTSLLPLDFAFSESHGRYIVTFPEENLEAVKKIAPITLLGRIGGEKFELKINGEKVSKTVKWLSDVHWNELYRIMD; encoded by the coding sequence ATGTTTCCCCATGAGGAAAAGTTAATTCGTGAGAAGCTTGGAAGAGAGCCTAACGATCTCGAAAAAGCCATGCTCGAGGTCATGTGGAGTGAGCATGTCTCCTATAAGTCGAGCAGAAAATGGTTGAAGCTGTTACCCACAAAAAATGAGCACGTCATTTTGGGCCCGGGAGAAGATGCTGGAATAATTAAATTTGACGATAAAACTTGGATCGTAATTGGAATAGAGAGTCACAATCACCCTTCCGCAGTTGAACCTTACGGTGGTGCTGCTACTGGGGTTGGTGGAATAGTTAGGGATATTTTATGTATGGGGGCCAGGCCAATAGCTCTTCTTGACCCGATAAGGTTTGGCCCCTTGGAGAAGGAGAAGAACAGATATCTCTTTGAATACGTGGTTAAGGGAATAGCTGATTATGGAAATAGAATAGGTGTCCCCACTGTGGGGGGAGAAACTGAATTTGATGAAAGCTTAGATAACTACACTTTAGTTAACGTTGCTTGTATTGGAATAATGAGACCCGAGCATCTCGTTCATAGCTATGTAACTGAGCCTGGTTTAAAGCTGGTTATAGTTGGGAATAGGACTGGTAGAGATGGTATTCACGGGGTCACATTTGCTAGCGAAGAGTTGGGTGAAAATGCTGAAGAGGAGGATAGGTCAGCCGTTCAGATTCCAGATCCATTCACTGAGAAACTCTTAATTGAAGCAACGCTTGAAGCCGTTTACACTGGAAAGGTCAAAGCTCTTAAGGACTTAGGTGGGGGAGGATTGACCTGTGCCGCTTCAGAAATGGTTGGCAAGAGAGGCTTTGGTGCAATAATATATGCTGACAAAGTGCCCCTTAGAGAACCCGGGATGACTCCTCTTGAGGTAATGATTTCTGAAAGCCAGGAGAGAATGCTCTTCGCCATTAAACCTGAGGACGTTGAAGAGTTGGGGAAGATATTTGAGAAGTATGAGCTAGAATGGAGTGTTGTCGGGGAGGTTATAGAGGAGCCTAAGTTTATAGTTTATTGGAAGGGGAGAAAAGTTGCAGAGCTCCCAATAGAGCTTCTAACAAATGTACCGACTATTGAATGGCCGATGAAAGAATATAGAATCGAAGAAGACGTTGAAACTCCTCAAATCTCCCTAGAAGAAGCCTTCGAAAAAGTTTGGAGAAGTCCCAATGTAATATCAAAGAGATGGGTTTGGGAGCAGTATGATCATGAAGTTCAAGGTAGAACTGTTATAAAGCCGGGGTTTGACTCGGCAGTTTTGAAGATAAACGAAGAGTACGGTCTAGCAATTACAGCTGATGGAAATCCGACTCACTGCTATCTAAATCCCTATCACGGTGCAATGGGAGTTGTAGTTGAGGTAGTTAGGAATCTTGTTAGTGTAGGTGCAAAACCTTTAGCCCTTGTAGACAATCTAAATTTCGCTTCTCCAGAGAGACCTGAAGTTTATTGGAGCTTCGTCGAGACGATAAAAGGTCTAGCAGACGCAGCTAAAGCTTTTGGATTGGCATATGTTAGTGGGAATGTCAGCTTTTACAACGAGGTCGTAAATAAACCTGTAAAGCCAACCCCTGTAGTTGCGGGTGTTGGAAAGGTAAAGCTTGAAAAGATTCCGAGGGGGCCTAGAGAGGGAGATTTGATTGGTTTAATAGGGGAGACCAGAAAGGAATTAGGAGGCTCAGAGCTATACAGAGTTTTGGGGGTATCTAAAGGAATTGCTCCTAGGGTGGACTTGGAGGTTGAGAAGAGAAATGCAGAAAGTGTTCTTAAATTGATTGAAGAGGGTTTAGTGAGCTTTGTTCATGATGTTTCACGTGGTGGGGTAGCAGTTGCTTTGGCAGAGCTTTCTACATGGTTTAATGTAGGAATAAAATCCGAGATAACAACATCTCTCCTTCCACTGGACTTTGCCTTCAGCGAGAGCCATGGAAGGTATATAGTGACTTTTCCAGAAGAGAACCTTGAGGCTGTGAAGAAAATAGCTCCAATAACCCTCCTGGGAAGAATTGGAGGAGAGAAGTTTGAATTGAAGATAAATGGTGAAAAAGTTAGTAAGACAGTAAAGTGGCTGTCCGATGTGCACTGGAATGAGCTGTATAGGATTATGGATTGA
- a CDS encoding bifunctional ADP-dependent NAD(P)H-hydrate dehydratase/NAD(P)H-hydrate epimerase: MKIEDVYIWDINAKWLGITPYQLMENAGAGVAKTIEEKFGKNLRIAVFCGTGNNGGDGFVAARHLSFENDVTVFLIGDESKIRSEEAKLNWNILKNLDFIKIEILKDSSQIKELNLEEFDVIIDALLGAGTRGEPKEPIKSAIEKINEYAGKAKIVSIDLPSGYPSNLRVKADFAVTFQWDKEEYSGFERIVVKIGYPRELYHLAGPAHVKFAFQRRGEHKGQNGKLLIIGGSENYYGAPYLAAKSASYLVDLVYLLTPERVAKKISDPNLIVREVKGENLSLESIDKALELSERVDAVVLGPGLGIKEETKDFVKEFVKRVSKPLVIDADGLKIVSENLDILKGKEFVLTPHAGEFKTLFGVKPEGGLREKAKIVIEKAREIGGVVLLKGKYDIISDGEVWLYNKTGNRGMTTGGTGDVLAGTVGAFLALKNSLLRSAAAGAFLVGFAGDLVAQEKGESFVASDVAEKIPIALKKILEM; this comes from the coding sequence ATGAAGATAGAGGATGTTTACATTTGGGATATAAATGCTAAGTGGCTCGGAATTACTCCCTATCAGCTCATGGAAAACGCTGGGGCTGGTGTAGCAAAAACAATAGAGGAAAAGTTTGGAAAGAACTTAAGGATAGCTGTTTTCTGTGGAACTGGAAACAACGGGGGAGATGGGTTTGTTGCTGCAAGGCATTTGAGCTTTGAGAACGATGTTACAGTATTCCTAATAGGTGATGAAAGTAAAATCAGAAGCGAAGAGGCAAAACTAAATTGGAACATACTAAAGAATCTTGATTTTATAAAAATCGAGATTCTAAAAGACTCCAGCCAAATAAAGGAGCTAAATCTTGAAGAATTTGACGTGATAATTGATGCCCTCCTGGGGGCTGGAACTAGGGGCGAGCCGAAGGAACCCATAAAGTCAGCCATAGAAAAAATCAACGAGTATGCTGGAAAAGCAAAGATAGTTAGTATAGACCTACCCTCAGGGTATCCAAGCAATTTAAGGGTAAAAGCTGACTTTGCCGTAACTTTCCAATGGGATAAAGAAGAATACTCAGGCTTTGAAAGGATAGTGGTGAAGATCGGATATCCAAGAGAACTCTACCACTTGGCTGGACCAGCTCACGTAAAATTCGCATTTCAGAGAAGGGGAGAGCATAAGGGACAAAATGGAAAGCTCCTCATAATAGGGGGAAGCGAGAACTACTACGGCGCTCCCTACTTAGCTGCAAAATCAGCAAGTTATCTCGTTGACTTAGTATATCTCCTAACCCCCGAAAGAGTTGCCAAAAAGATAAGCGATCCCAACTTAATTGTTAGGGAAGTGAAAGGAGAAAACTTGAGTTTGGAGAGCATAGATAAAGCTCTCGAGCTTTCAGAAAGAGTAGATGCAGTTGTCCTTGGCCCAGGATTAGGGATTAAGGAGGAAACAAAGGACTTTGTAAAAGAATTTGTTAAGAGAGTCTCAAAACCATTGGTAATAGATGCAGATGGACTAAAGATAGTAAGTGAAAACTTGGATATTCTGAAAGGAAAGGAATTTGTCTTGACTCCGCATGCAGGGGAATTTAAGACACTCTTTGGGGTTAAACCAGAAGGAGGGCTCAGAGAGAAGGCCAAGATTGTAATTGAAAAAGCAAGAGAAATTGGGGGAGTAGTTCTTCTGAAGGGAAAGTATGACATAATCAGCGATGGAGAAGTGTGGCTCTATAACAAAACAGGGAACAGGGGAATGACAACAGGAGGCACAGGAGATGTATTAGCGGGAACTGTCGGAGCATTCTTAGCCTTGAAGAACTCTTTATTAAGGAGTGCAGCTGCAGGAGCATTCCTCGTAGGTTTCGCTGGAGACTTAGTTGCCCAGGAGAAGGGGGAGAGTTTTGTAGCATCCGATGTAGCAGAGAAGATACCAATAGCACTAAAGAAGATCTTGGAGATGTGA